From the genome of Turicibacter faecis, one region includes:
- the fusA gene encoding elongation factor G — protein MAREFSLNHTRNIGIMAHIDAGKTTTTERILYYTGRIHKIGETHDGASQMDWMAQEQERGITITSAATTAAWNGHRVNIIDTPGHVDFTVEVERSLRVLDGAVAVLDAQSGVEPQTETVWRQATTYGVPRIVFVNKMDKTGADFLYSVKTLHDRLGANALPIQLPIGAEDDFEGIIDLVEMKQYMYTNDLGTDIQVGEIDAAHLEDAEMYRDQLIEAVSNLDEELMMKYLEGEEISIEELKAAIRRATINVELFPVLCGSAFKNKGVQLMLDAVIDYLPAPTDIPAIKGTLEDGTEVERHASDDEPFAALAFKVMTDPFVGKLTFFRVYSGTIQSGTYVLNSTKGKRERVGRLLQMHANSRQEISEVYAGDIAAAVGLKDTTTGDTLCDPDHEVILESMVFPEPVISLSVEPKSKADQDKMGIALQKLAEEDPTFRTHTDEETGETIISGMGELHLDIIVDRMRREFKVEANIGAPQVAYRETFTQAADVEGKFVRQSGGRGQYGHVWIKFEPQEAGAGYEFVDAVVGGVVPREYIGSVDAGLKDALQNGQLSGFPVVDVKATLFDGSYHDVDSSEMAYKIAASMALKNAYDKCKPVLLEPVMKVEVVIPDEYLGDVMGDITSRRGRLDGMEARGNAQVIRAYVPLSEMFGYATALRSNTQGRGNYSMEMDHYEQVPKSIADEVIKKHRG, from the coding sequence ATGGCAAGAGAATTCTCTTTAAATCATACTCGTAATATCGGTATCATGGCTCACATCGATGCTGGTAAAACGACTACTACAGAACGTATCTTATACTACACTGGACGTATTCACAAAATCGGAGAAACTCACGATGGTGCTTCTCAAATGGACTGGATGGCTCAAGAACAAGAGCGTGGGATTACGATTACTTCAGCTGCAACAACAGCTGCTTGGAATGGTCACCGCGTAAATATCATTGATACTCCAGGACACGTAGACTTCACGGTTGAAGTTGAACGTTCATTACGTGTATTAGATGGTGCGGTTGCTGTATTAGATGCACAATCAGGTGTAGAGCCTCAAACTGAAACAGTTTGGCGTCAGGCTACTACATACGGTGTTCCACGTATCGTATTTGTTAATAAAATGGATAAAACAGGTGCAGACTTCTTATATTCTGTAAAAACATTACATGATCGTTTAGGGGCTAACGCACTTCCAATTCAATTACCAATCGGTGCTGAAGATGATTTCGAAGGTATTATCGATTTAGTTGAAATGAAACAATATATGTATACAAACGATTTAGGTACTGATATTCAAGTTGGAGAAATCGATGCAGCTCATTTAGAAGATGCTGAAATGTATCGTGACCAATTAATTGAAGCAGTATCAAACTTAGATGAAGAGTTAATGATGAAATATTTAGAAGGTGAAGAAATTTCTATTGAGGAATTAAAGGCGGCAATTCGTCGTGCAACAATTAATGTTGAATTATTCCCAGTATTATGTGGATCTGCCTTCAAAAATAAAGGTGTTCAGTTAATGTTAGATGCTGTTATTGACTATTTACCAGCTCCTACTGATATTCCTGCAATCAAAGGAACATTAGAAGATGGAACAGAAGTTGAACGTCATGCATCAGACGACGAGCCATTTGCTGCATTAGCATTCAAAGTTATGACTGACCCATTCGTAGGTAAGTTAACATTCTTCCGCGTGTATTCTGGTACAATTCAATCAGGTACATATGTATTAAACTCGACTAAGGGTAAACGTGAACGTGTTGGACGTTTATTACAAATGCACGCTAACAGCCGTCAAGAAATCTCAGAAGTTTATGCTGGAGATATTGCTGCAGCAGTAGGATTAAAAGATACTACAACTGGAGATACTTTATGTGATCCAGATCACGAGGTAATTTTAGAGTCAATGGTATTCCCAGAGCCAGTTATCTCGTTATCAGTTGAGCCAAAATCAAAAGCTGACCAAGATAAAATGGGTATTGCATTACAAAAATTAGCTGAGGAAGATCCAACATTCCGTACGCATACTGATGAAGAAACAGGTGAAACTATTATCTCTGGTATGGGTGAGTTACACTTAGATATTATCGTTGACCGTATGCGCCGTGAATTCAAGGTTGAGGCTAATATTGGTGCACCACAGGTTGCTTACCGTGAAACATTTACTCAAGCTGCTGACGTTGAAGGTAAGTTCGTACGTCAGTCAGGTGGACGCGGACAATATGGTCACGTATGGATCAAATTTGAACCACAAGAAGCTGGTGCTGGATACGAATTCGTAGATGCAGTAGTAGGTGGGGTTGTACCACGTGAATATATTGGATCTGTAGATGCAGGTTTAAAAGATGCATTACAAAACGGACAATTATCAGGATTCCCTGTTGTTGACGTTAAGGCTACTTTATTTGATGGATCTTACCATGATGTCGATTCAAGTGAAATGGCATACAAAATCGCAGCTTCTATGGCATTAAAAAATGCTTACGACAAATGTAAACCAGTTCTTTTAGAACCAGTTATGAAAGTAGAAGTTGTTATTCCAGATGAATACTTAGGGGATGTAATGGGTGATATTACTTCTCGCCGTGGACGTTTAGATGGAATGGAAGCTCGTGGTAACGCACAAGTTATTCGTGCTTATGTTCCATTATCAGAAATGTTTGGATATGCTACTGCTTTACGTTCAAATACACAAGGACGCGGAAACTATTCAATGGAAATGGACCACTACGAACAAGTTCCAAAATCAATTGCTGATGAAGTCATCAAGAAACATCGCGGATAA
- the tuf gene encoding elongation factor Tu produces the protein MAKAKFERTKPHVNIGTIGHVDHGKTTLTAAITTVLSKAGKAEARAYDQIDGAPEERERGITISTAHVEYETDNRHYAHVDCPGHADYVKNMITGAAQMDGGILVVSAADGPMPQTREHILLSRQVGVPRLVVFLNKCDMVDDEELLELVEMEVRDLLSEYDFPGDEVPVIHGSALLALQGQPEWEAKINELMAAVDEYIPTPARQTDLPFLMPVEDVFSITGRGTVATGRVERGVVKVGDVVEIIGYHETKSTTVTGVEMFRKLLDQAEAGDNIGALLRGISREEIQRGQVLAKPGSVKPHTKFTSEVYVLSKEEGGRHTPFFGNYRPQFYFRTTDVTGVIQLPEGVEMVMPGDNVAMTVELIAPIAVEKGTKFSIREGGRTVGAGSVVDIIE, from the coding sequence ATGGCAAAAGCTAAATTCGAACGTACTAAACCGCATGTTAACATCGGTACAATCGGTCACGTTGACCACGGAAAAACTACATTAACAGCTGCTATCACAACTGTATTATCTAAAGCAGGTAAAGCAGAAGCTCGCGCATACGACCAAATCGATGGTGCTCCAGAAGAGCGTGAACGTGGAATCACTATCTCAACTGCACACGTTGAGTATGAAACTGACAACCGTCACTACGCACACGTTGACTGCCCAGGACATGCTGACTACGTTAAAAATATGATCACTGGTGCTGCACAAATGGACGGTGGTATCTTAGTAGTATCTGCTGCTGATGGACCAATGCCTCAAACTCGTGAGCATATCTTATTATCTCGCCAAGTTGGTGTACCTCGCTTAGTTGTTTTCTTAAACAAATGTGACATGGTAGACGACGAAGAATTATTAGAATTAGTTGAAATGGAAGTTCGTGACTTATTATCTGAGTACGATTTCCCAGGTGATGAAGTTCCAGTAATCCACGGATCTGCATTATTAGCTTTACAAGGACAACCTGAATGGGAAGCTAAAATCAACGAATTAATGGCTGCTGTAGATGAGTACATCCCAACTCCAGCTCGTCAAACTGATTTACCATTCTTAATGCCAGTTGAGGACGTATTCTCAATCACTGGACGTGGTACTGTTGCAACAGGACGTGTTGAACGTGGTGTTGTTAAAGTTGGTGACGTTGTTGAAATCATCGGTTACCATGAAACTAAATCAACTACTGTAACAGGTGTTGAAATGTTCCGTAAATTATTAGATCAAGCAGAAGCTGGAGATAACATCGGAGCTTTATTACGTGGTATTTCTCGTGAAGAAATTCAACGTGGTCAAGTATTAGCTAAACCAGGATCAGTTAAACCTCATACAAAATTTACTTCAGAGGTTTACGTATTATCTAAAGAAGAAGGTGGACGTCATACTCCATTCTTCGGAAACTACCGTCCTCAATTCTACTTCCGTACAACTGACGTAACTGGAGTTATCCAATTACCAGAAGGTGTAGAAATGGTAATGCCAGGTGATAACGTGGCTATGACTGTAGAATTAATCGCGCCAATCGCTGTTGAAAAAGGAACTAAGTTCTCTATCCGTGAAGGTGGACGTACAGTAGGTGCAGGTTCAGTTGTAGATATCATTGAATAA
- a CDS encoding ISL3 family transposase, whose amino-acid sequence MSHTNCISTLLDLKDKNITFSKNCIQETQIKNVRSKLILGTLSFQPTHCYHCGHSFDSNIIKHGFKTSRIKLVKISGFDAYLDLKKQRYKCRHCDRTFTLETSLVNPNCFISTPVKQAIFLEASHKKSETDIARELNVSHSTVNRVIHSSYEEQPLPFNSLPKVLCFDEFKSVKSAEGAMSFIFCDASNGKLIDIVEDRRLSTLRTYFMRFSKAAREGVTHVVIDMYAPYMTLIKEVFPKAKIVLDKFHIVQLVSRALNKTRIRFMNQNKEFYNKFKHYWRLLLKAQEDLNATHYFYSNCFKKMISQQEIIDFLLALDPELKETYDFYQTVQQAIKLRNLEIFHHAIQHPSDLLSHEMKTALKTLTHYQDYVKNTIETPYTNGVLEGINNNIKVIKRIAFGYRSFYHFKARILIIHKYTFEQKKKRNQTI is encoded by the coding sequence ATGTCTCACACTAATTGTATCTCAACTTTACTTGATTTAAAAGATAAAAATATTACTTTTTCAAAAAATTGTATCCAAGAAACTCAGATTAAGAATGTTCGTTCTAAACTTATTTTGGGAACTCTTTCTTTTCAACCGACTCATTGCTACCACTGTGGTCATTCTTTTGACTCAAATATCATTAAACACGGCTTCAAAACTTCACGTATTAAGCTAGTCAAAATTTCCGGATTTGATGCTTATCTAGACTTAAAAAAACAACGTTATAAATGCCGTCATTGTGACCGAACATTTACCCTAGAAACATCTCTTGTTAACCCTAATTGTTTTATTTCCACTCCCGTAAAACAAGCCATCTTTTTAGAAGCTAGTCATAAGAAATCCGAAACAGATATTGCACGTGAGCTTAACGTTTCTCATTCAACCGTTAACCGCGTCATTCATTCTTCCTATGAAGAACAGCCGCTTCCCTTTAATTCTCTCCCAAAAGTTCTTTGTTTTGACGAGTTTAAGTCGGTTAAATCGGCCGAGGGAGCAATGTCCTTCATTTTTTGTGATGCGTCCAATGGAAAGCTAATTGATATCGTTGAAGACCGTCGCTTAAGTACACTAAGGACTTATTTTATGCGATTTTCTAAAGCAGCTCGTGAAGGTGTAACCCACGTCGTCATTGACATGTACGCCCCTTATATGACACTCATTAAAGAGGTATTCCCTAAGGCTAAGATTGTTTTAGATAAATTTCATATCGTTCAACTAGTCTCTCGTGCTCTTAATAAAACACGCATTCGTTTCATGAATCAAAATAAAGAGTTTTATAATAAATTCAAACATTATTGGCGACTTCTCTTAAAAGCCCAAGAAGATCTTAATGCCACTCATTACTTCTATTCCAACTGCTTCAAAAAGATGATCTCTCAACAAGAAATTATTGACTTTTTATTAGCCCTAGACCCTGAACTAAAGGAGACTTATGATTTCTACCAAACTGTCCAACAGGCTATTAAACTTCGTAACCTTGAAATATTTCATCATGCCATTCAACACCCCTCTGATCTGCTTTCACACGAAATGAAAACAGCTTTAAAAACACTCACTCATTATCAAGACTATGTCAAAAATACAATTGAAACTCCTTATACCAATGGAGTACTCGAAGGAATTAACAACAATATCAAAGTCATTAAGCGAATCGCTTTTGGATATCGTAGTTTCTACCATTTCAAAGCAAGAATTTTGATTATTCATAAATACACTTTTGAACAAAAAAAGAAGAGGAATCAAACCATCTAA
- the rpsJ gene encoding 30S ribosomal protein S10 yields the protein MAKQKIRIRLKAYDHRILDQSAEKIVESAKKTGAKVAGPIPLPTEKQVYTILRAVHKYKDSREQFEMRTHKRLIDIVEPTAQTVDSLMRLDLPSGVDIEIKL from the coding sequence ATGGCAAAACAAAAAATCAGAATTCGTTTAAAAGCTTATGATCACAGAATTTTAGATCAATCTGCAGAAAAAATCGTAGAAAGTGCTAAAAAAACAGGTGCTAAAGTAGCTGGACCAATCCCACTACCAACTGAAAAGCAAGTTTACACGATTTTACGTGCGGTACATAAATATAAAGATTCTCGTGAGCAATTTGAAATGCGCACTCACAAACGTCTGATTGACATTGTTGAACCAACTGCTCAAACAGTGGATTCATTAATGCGTTTAGATTTACCATCTGGTGTAGACATTGAAATTAAATTATAA
- the rplC gene encoding 50S ribosomal protein L3, whose amino-acid sequence MAKGILGRKIGMTQIFTEEGKLIPVTVVQATPNVVLQVKTNETDGYEAVQVGFEDKREKLANKPEMGHVAKAETAPKRFVREFRNVNVAEYQVGQEIKVDTFAEGEVVDVTGKTKGKGFQGVIKRHGQSRGPMAHGSRYHRRPGSMGSIAANRVLKGKKLPGQTGGNIVTVQNLEVVKVDTERNVLLIKGNVPGAKKSLVMVRSAVKAK is encoded by the coding sequence ATGGCCAAAGGAATCTTAGGTAGAAAAATTGGTATGACTCAAATTTTCACTGAAGAAGGAAAATTAATTCCGGTAACAGTTGTGCAAGCAACACCTAATGTTGTTTTACAAGTTAAAACAAATGAAACTGACGGATATGAAGCTGTTCAGGTTGGTTTTGAAGATAAACGCGAAAAATTAGCAAATAAACCAGAAATGGGACATGTTGCTAAAGCTGAAACAGCGCCTAAGCGCTTCGTTCGTGAATTCCGTAATGTAAATGTAGCGGAATATCAAGTTGGTCAAGAGATCAAAGTTGACACTTTTGCTGAAGGAGAAGTTGTTGACGTAACAGGTAAGACTAAAGGTAAAGGATTCCAAGGGGTTATTAAACGTCATGGTCAATCTCGTGGTCCAATGGCTCACGGTTCTCGTTACCATCGTCGTCCTGGTTCAATGGGATCAATTGCTGCTAACCGTGTTTTAAAAGGTAAAAAATTACCTGGACAAACTGGTGGAAACATCGTAACTGTTCAAAACTTAGAAGTAGTTAAAGTTGATACGGAACGTAACGTTTTATTAATTAAAGGAAATGTACCAGGAGCTAAAAAATCATTAGTGATGGTTCGTTCTGCTGTTAAAGCAAAATAG
- the rplD gene encoding 50S ribosomal protein L4, which yields MPQVALYNQQGAQVGEITLNETIFGIEPHKQAMFDAVIMQRASMRQGTHKTKTRTEVRGGGRKPWKQKGTGRARQGSIRAPQWRGGGIVFGPVPRSYAYKLNKKVRRLALKSALSTKVVDNEIVVLDALAFAAPKTKEMISVLGSLNITSKALVVTAEENSSVELSTRNIPGVKFLTVDQLNVLDLLDATKLVITQDAVKKIEEVLA from the coding sequence ATGCCACAAGTAGCATTATATAACCAACAAGGTGCTCAAGTTGGGGAAATCACGTTAAATGAAACGATTTTCGGTATTGAGCCACATAAACAAGCAATGTTTGATGCTGTAATTATGCAACGTGCATCAATGCGTCAAGGAACGCATAAAACAAAAACACGTACTGAGGTACGCGGTGGTGGACGCAAACCTTGGAAACAAAAAGGTACTGGACGTGCTCGTCAAGGATCTATTCGTGCCCCTCAATGGCGTGGTGGAGGAATTGTATTTGGACCAGTTCCACGTAGTTACGCATACAAATTAAACAAAAAAGTTCGTCGTTTAGCATTAAAATCTGCATTATCAACAAAAGTTGTTGATAATGAAATTGTAGTTTTAGATGCATTAGCATTCGCTGCACCAAAAACGAAAGAAATGATTTCTGTTTTAGGGTCTTTAAATATTACATCTAAAGCATTAGTTGTTACAGCTGAAGAAAATTCATCAGTTGAATTATCAACTCGTAACATTCCTGGTGTTAAATTCTTAACTGTAGATCAATTAAATGTATTAGATCTTTTAGATGCAACTAAGTTAGTTATTACTCAAGATGCAGTTAAAAAGATTGAGGAGGTGCTTGCATAA
- the rplW gene encoding 50S ribosomal protein L23: MKDARDIIKRPIITEKSYDLMNEGKFTFEVDKKANKIEVKKACETLFNVKVEKVNIINVRPKKRRVGRYEGFKPSMKKAIVTLAEGQTIEKFEV; the protein is encoded by the coding sequence ATGAAAGATGCTAGAGATATTATTAAGCGCCCAATTATCACTGAAAAATCATACGATTTAATGAATGAAGGTAAGTTTACTTTCGAAGTTGATAAAAAAGCTAATAAAATTGAAGTTAAAAAAGCATGTGAAACTTTATTCAATGTAAAAGTTGAAAAAGTTAACATTATTAACGTTCGTCCTAAAAAACGTCGTGTTGGACGTTACGAAGGATTTAAACCTTCAATGAAAAAAGCTATTGTAACATTAGCTGAAGGACAAACAATTGAAAAGTTTGAAGTTTAA
- the rplB gene encoding 50S ribosomal protein L2, translated as MAIKKYKPTTNGRRNMSVLTFDEITTNQPEKSLLAPLSKKAGRNNHGKITVRHHGGGHKRKYRIIDFKRTKDGIPGRVATIEYDPNRSANIALINYVDGEKRYIIAPKGLKVGMQIESGANADIKVGNALPIMNIPVGTLIHNIELKPGKGGQLVRSAGTSAQILGREERYVLVRLASGEVRKVLGTCRATIGEVGNADHELVNIGKAGRTRWLGTRPTVRGSVMNPNDHPHGGGEGRTPIGRKSPVTPWGKPALGLKTRNKKKASTKLIVRGRNK; from the coding sequence ATGGCTATTAAAAAGTATAAACCTACCACAAATGGTCGTCGTAATATGTCTGTTTTAACTTTTGACGAAATTACGACTAATCAACCAGAGAAATCATTATTAGCTCCTTTAAGTAAAAAAGCAGGACGCAATAATCATGGTAAAATCACAGTACGTCATCATGGTGGTGGACATAAACGTAAATACCGTATCATCGATTTCAAACGTACAAAAGACGGTATTCCGGGACGTGTTGCTACAATTGAATACGATCCAAACCGCTCAGCAAATATTGCATTAATCAATTATGTTGATGGGGAAAAACGTTACATTATTGCTCCTAAAGGATTAAAAGTAGGAATGCAAATTGAATCAGGTGCTAATGCCGATATTAAAGTTGGTAATGCGTTACCAATTATGAACATCCCTGTTGGTACATTAATTCATAACATTGAATTAAAACCAGGTAAAGGTGGACAATTAGTTCGTTCTGCAGGAACATCTGCACAAATTTTAGGACGTGAAGAACGTTATGTATTAGTTCGTTTAGCTTCTGGTGAAGTTCGTAAAGTATTAGGTACTTGCCGTGCTACAATCGGTGAAGTAGGTAATGCGGATCACGAATTAGTTAACATCGGTAAAGCAGGACGTACACGTTGGTTAGGTACTCGTCCAACTGTTCGTGGTTCTGTAATGAATCCAAATGACCATCCACATGGTGGTGGGGAAGGGCGTACGCCAATCGGACGTAAATCTCCAGTTACACCTTGGGGTAAACCAGCTTTAGGTTTAAAAACTCGTAACAAGAAAAAAGCATCAACTAAATTAATTGTTCGCGGACGCAACAAATAA
- the rpsS gene encoding 30S ribosomal protein S19, whose protein sequence is MGRSLKKGPFCDDHLMKKVVAANESGDKKIIQTWSRRSTIFPQFVGHTIAVYDGRKHVPVYVTEDMVGHKLGEFAPTRTYKGHVKEDKKTRR, encoded by the coding sequence ATGGGACGTAGTTTAAAAAAGGGACCTTTCTGTGACGATCATTTAATGAAGAAAGTCGTAGCTGCTAACGAAAGTGGCGACAAAAAAATTATTCAAACTTGGTCACGTCGTTCAACAATTTTCCCTCAATTTGTAGGGCACACAATCGCTGTATATGACGGACGTAAGCATGTTCCAGTATATGTTACTGAAGATATGGTAGGACACAAATTAGGTGAATTCGCACCAACTCGTACTTATAAAGGACATGTTAAAGAAGATAAAAAAACTAGACGTTAA
- the rplV gene encoding 50S ribosomal protein L22 has translation MEAKAMARTVRIAPRKARLVIDLIRGKQVGEAYAILKHTPKAASPIVEKVLKSAIANAEHNLNLDINSLYVKEAYVNEGTTLKRFRPRAQGRASQINKRTSHITIVVAEKK, from the coding sequence ATGGAAGCTAAAGCTATGGCTAGAACAGTTCGCATTGCTCCTCGTAAAGCACGCTTAGTGATTGATTTAATTCGAGGAAAACAAGTTGGCGAAGCATATGCAATTTTAAAACATACTCCTAAAGCGGCATCTCCTATTGTAGAGAAAGTTTTAAAATCAGCTATCGCAAATGCTGAACACAATTTAAACTTAGATATTAATTCATTATATGTTAAGGAAGCATATGTGAATGAAGGTACAACATTAAAACGATTCCGTCCACGTGCACAAGGTCGTGCATCACAAATTAACAAAAGAACATCTCACATCACAATCGTGGTTGCTGAGAAAAAATAA
- the rpsC gene encoding 30S ribosomal protein S3, producing MGQKVSPIGLRVGVIRDWDARWYANDKDFATLLHEDLKIRDYINNKFKRASVSRVEIERAKNRVNIIIHTAKPGMVIGRGGSEKDAAVAQLEKMTGKRVFIRIVEIKRPEVDAQLVANSIAEQLENRASFRRVQKVAIQRAIKFGAKGIKTQVSGRLGGADMARAEGYSEGNVPLHTLRADIDYATAEADTTYGKLGVKVWIYKGEVLPTKNRQVTKEGK from the coding sequence GTGGGTCAAAAAGTTAGTCCAATTGGTTTACGTGTTGGTGTAATTCGTGATTGGGATGCTCGTTGGTACGCAAACGACAAAGACTTCGCTACTTTATTACACGAAGACTTAAAAATCCGTGATTACATTAATAACAAATTCAAAAGAGCTTCGGTATCACGCGTTGAAATTGAACGTGCAAAAAACCGTGTTAATATTATTATTCATACGGCTAAACCAGGTATGGTAATTGGTCGTGGTGGATCAGAAAAAGATGCAGCTGTTGCTCAATTAGAGAAAATGACAGGTAAACGTGTTTTCATCCGTATTGTTGAAATTAAACGTCCTGAAGTTGATGCGCAATTAGTTGCAAATTCAATTGCAGAACAATTAGAAAATCGTGCTTCTTTCCGTCGTGTTCAAAAAGTTGCAATCCAACGTGCAATTAAATTCGGTGCTAAAGGGATTAAAACACAAGTATCAGGACGCTTAGGTGGAGCAGATATGGCTCGTGCTGAAGGGTATAGCGAAGGAAATGTACCTTTACATACATTACGTGCTGATATTGATTATGCAACTGCTGAAGCAGATACAACTTACGGTAAATTAGGTGTTAAAGTATGGATCTATAAAGGTGAAGTATTACCTACAAAAAATCGTCAAGTAACAAAGGAGGGTAAATAA
- the rplP gene encoding 50S ribosomal protein L16, protein MLVPKRTKYRRPHRLSYEGRAKGGTTVVFGEYGLQATTGAWITNRQIEAARIAMTRYMKRSGRVWIKIFPHQAKTAKPLEVRMGSGKGAPDGWVAVVKPGKVMFEIGGVSEEIAREALRLASHKLPVQTKFVKRVDGGDSNES, encoded by the coding sequence ATGTTAGTACCTAAACGTACAAAATATCGTCGCCCTCACCGCTTGTCTTATGAAGGACGTGCAAAAGGTGGAACAACTGTAGTATTTGGTGAATATGGTTTACAGGCAACAACTGGTGCATGGATCACTAACCGCCAAATCGAAGCAGCACGTATTGCTATGACTCGTTATATGAAACGTAGCGGACGTGTTTGGATTAAAATTTTCCCTCATCAAGCTAAAACTGCAAAACCTTTAGAAGTCCGCATGGGATCTGGTAAAGGGGCTCCAGACGGATGGGTTGCAGTAGTAAAACCAGGAAAAGTAATGTTTGAAATTGGTGGAGTATCTGAGGAAATCGCACGTGAAGCTTTACGTCTTGCTTCTCACAAATTACCAGTTCAAACTAAGTTTGTAAAACGTGTAGACGGTGGTGATAGTAATGAAAGCTAA
- the rpmC gene encoding 50S ribosomal protein L29 translates to MKANEIRNLTTTEIEAKINELKDELFNLRFQLATGQLENTGRIREVRKGIARMKTIISERENNK, encoded by the coding sequence ATGAAAGCTAATGAAATCCGTAATTTAACCACTACAGAAATCGAAGCTAAAATTAACGAATTAAAAGATGAGTTATTCAACCTTCGTTTCCAATTAGCTACAGGACAATTAGAAAATACAGGTCGTATTCGTGAAGTACGTAAAGGAATTGCACGAATGAAAACGATCATTAGCGAACGCGAAAATAATAAATAA
- the rpsQ gene encoding 30S ribosomal protein S17 encodes MERTKKTFTGRVVSDKTDKTITVLIESYKVHPLYGKRVKYSKKYAAHDELNDAKVGDLVRIEECRPMSKTKKFRLVEIVEKAVII; translated from the coding sequence ATGGAACGTACTAAAAAAACCTTTACTGGACGTGTAGTTTCAGATAAAACAGATAAAACAATTACAGTACTTATCGAATCTTATAAAGTACATCCTCTATACGGTAAACGAGTTAAATATTCAAAAAAATATGCAGCTCACGATGAGTTAAATGATGCAAAAGTTGGAGATTTAGTTCGCATTGAAGAATGCCGTCCTATGTCAAAAACAAAAAAATTCCGTTTAGTTGAAATTGTTGAAAAAGCAGTTATTATTTAA
- the rplN gene encoding 50S ribosomal protein L14: MIQQETRLRVADNSGAKELLAIKILGGSHKKTGNIGDVIVATVKSAAPGGVVKKGDVVKAVIVRTKTGARRADGSYIKFDENAAVIIKDDKSPRGTRIFGPVARELRDKDFMRIVSLAPEVL; this comes from the coding sequence ATGATTCAACAAGAAACACGTTTAAGAGTTGCTGATAACTCAGGAGCTAAAGAATTATTAGCAATTAAAATTTTAGGTGGTTCTCACAAAAAAACTGGAAACATCGGTGATGTTATTGTTGCTACAGTTAAGTCAGCAGCACCAGGTGGAGTTGTAAAAAAAGGTGATGTTGTTAAAGCAGTAATCGTCCGTACGAAAACTGGAGCTCGTCGTGCTGATGGATCATATATTAAATTTGATGAAAATGCAGCAGTTATTATTAAAGACGATAAATCTCCACGTGGTACTCGTATCTTCGGACCAGTAGCTCGTGAATTACGCGATAAAGATTTTATGCGTATTGTTTCATTAGCTCCAGAAGTACTTTAA
- the rplX gene encoding 50S ribosomal protein L24 has product MQIKTGDKVVIISGKDKGKEGVVLAAHPSKNKVVVEGVNVVKKHVRPSQMNPDGGIVEFEAPIHASNVMIVDPKSGKPTRVGYKFVDGKKVRFAKKSGEVL; this is encoded by the coding sequence ATGCAAATTAAAACTGGAGATAAAGTAGTTATCATTTCAGGTAAAGATAAAGGAAAAGAAGGGGTTGTTCTTGCAGCACACCCATCTAAAAATAAAGTTGTTGTTGAAGGTGTAAATGTTGTTAAAAAGCATGTACGTCCTTCACAAATGAATCCAGATGGTGGAATCGTTGAATTTGAGGCACCGATCCATGCATCTAACGTTATGATTGTAGATCCAAAAAGCGGAAAACCAACACGCGTAGGATATAAATTCGTTGACGGTAAAAAAGTACGCTTCGCTAAAAAATCAGGTGAAGTATTATAA